The Lycium ferocissimum isolate CSIRO_LF1 chromosome 1, AGI_CSIRO_Lferr_CH_V1, whole genome shotgun sequence genome includes a region encoding these proteins:
- the LOC132059840 gene encoding rRNA-processing protein utp23, translating to MRVKKQKRHRRAVRFYTVCFGFREPFKVLCDGTFVHHLIVNSITPADTALTNILGATVKLFTTRCVLAELKSLGASYRESLNAANNLIMARCDHEQRKSAVDCITEVIGENNSEHFFVATQDADLRRSLQKIPGVPLIYALRNALFLEKPSSFQRQFAQSAEEERLHMTDMEYNMLRLRKKRKSSDDKEGDSSDEEEVDDISQVQTINTSVRSNGSDGKDKVRFKRKKAKGPNPLSVKKKKKSADTNSATSGKESKHAEGTVRSRKKRKRSRKSVVQGNA from the exons ATGAGAGTTAAAAAGCAGAAGCGGCATAGAAGAGCCGTGAGGTTTTACACAGTTTGTTTTGGGTTCAGAGAGCCATTTAAAGTCCTTTGTGATGGAACTTTTGTGCATCATCTTATTGTGAATTCCATAACACCTGCTGATACTGCATTGACAAATATTCTAGGCGCCACAGTTAAACTTTTTACTACCAG ATGTGTTCTTGCAGAGTTGAAGAGCCTTGGTGCTTCCTATAGGGAATCACTAAATGCAGCTAATAACCTTATTATGGCACG ATGTGACCATGAGCAGCGGAAAAGTGCTGTAGATTGCATTACTGAAGTTATCGGGGAAAACAATTCTGAACACTTTTTTGTTGCTACTCAAGATGCCGATTTGCGGAGAAGTCTTCAAAAG ATACCTGGCGTGCCTTTAATTTATGCTCTTAGGAATGCATTATTTCTCGAAAAACCATCATCATTTCAACGTCAGTTTGCCCAATCTGCTGAAGAAGAACGTCTTCATATGACTGATATGGAGTACAATATGCTTAGACTTAGGAAAAAGAGGAAATCGTCTGATGACAAAGAAGGGGATTCTTCCGATGAGGAAGAGGTAGATGATATTTCACAGGTTCAGACTATCAATACAAGTGTTAGGAGCAATGGAAGTGATGGCAAGGATAAAGTTcgcttcaagagaaagaaagctAAG GGTCCAAATCCACTCTCagtcaagaagaaaaagaaatctgCAGATACAAATAGTGCTACCTCGGGAAAG GAAAGCAAGCATGCTGAGGGAACTGTGAGAAGcaggaagaaaaggaagagaTCGCGCAAAAGTGTTGTACAAGGAAATGCATAG